In Lotus japonicus ecotype B-129 chromosome 5, LjGifu_v1.2, one genomic interval encodes:
- the LOC130719234 gene encoding uncharacterized protein LOC130719234 has product MSAAGRPRPHSLRTPQQKVPITFTEDDYGTDTGEEDDPIIVEALIANGKVRRVLIDTGSSADIMFYDAYKTLGLSVKDLIPYDHDLIGFTGDRVLPLGYFDAYLSLGDPNVCRTIKARFLVVKCPTAYNAIIGRPSLNVYRAIISTHHLMLKYPWVGRAISVRGNLAMARGCYNSSCRLAREDRKRKEPDRGKRVENFHLRAGACLTDIDPRVDQSREDQRLKPDGEARPVQIGRGPEQTTKLARDLPQDLSNRLETLLRSNRHLFAWSSEDMPGIDPAFCSHKLSVDRRFKPVAQKKRQMSAEKQEAIKEQTTELLKAGIIREVKYTTWLSNVVLVKKSNGKWRMCVDYTDLNKACPKDPFPLPSIDALVDNSSGYEYLSLMDAYSGYN; this is encoded by the coding sequence ATGTCAGCCGCTGGGAGACCTCGTCCTCACTCCCTTCGTACGCCGCAGCAGAAAGTTCCCATCACCTTCACAGAAGACGACTACGGCACAGACACCGGCGAGGAGGACGACCCGATCATCGTAGAAGCCCTCATCGCAAACGGTAAGGTACGGCGAGTACTCATCGATACAGGTAGTTCtgctgacattatgttttatgatgcTTACAAAACCCTAGGCTTATCTGTGAAAGACCTGATCCCCTATGACCATGACTTGATCGGTTTCACTGGGGACAGAGTTCTACCGTTAGGATATTTTGATGCATACCTCTCCCTAGGAGACCCTAATGTTTGCAGGACTATCAAAGCCCGGTTCTTAGTGGTGAAATGCCCAACAGCCTACAACGCCATCATCGGCAGACCAAGCCTTAATGTCTACCGAGCCATCATCTCCACCCACCACCTGATGCTGAAATACCCGTGGGTCGGTAGGGCAATTTCCGTACGCGGAAACCTAGCCATGGCCAGGGGGTGTTATAACTCTAGCTGCAGATTGGCGCGAGAGGATCGCAAGAGGAAAGAGCCCGACCGAGGCAAAAGGGTCGAAAACTTCCATCTTCGAGCAGGAGCGTGCTTGACAGACATCGATCCGCGAGTAGACCAATCCAGAGAGGACCAACGTCTTAAGCCGGACGGGGAAGCACGACCAGTCCAGATCGGTCGTGGCCCCGAGCAAACCACCAAACTGGCGCGAGACCTCCCTCAGGATCTGTCCAACCGACTGGAGACCCTTCTGAGAAGTAACAGACACCTATTTGCGTGGTCGTCCGAAGATATGCCGGGCATCGACCCAGCATTCTGCAGTCACAAGCTATCAGTAGACCGTAGATTCAAACCAGTGGCCCAGAAGAAGAGGCAGATGAGCGCGGAGAAACAGGAAGCAATCAAGGAACAGACAACGGAACTTCTGAAAGCCGGGATCATTCGCGAAGTTAAGTACACCACTTGGCTTTCGAACGTGGTCCTGGTTAAAAAATCCAACGGGAAGTGGAggatgtgcgtggattacacgGATCTGAACAAGGCCTGCCCTAAAGATCCCTTCCCCCTCCCCAGCATCGATGCCTTGGTGGACAACTCCTCTGGGTACGAATACTTGTCCCTCATGGACGCATATTCTGGGTACAACTAG